One window of the Bradyrhizobium sp. NP1 genome contains the following:
- a CDS encoding K(+)-transporting ATPase subunit F codes for MIFDYSLAGLVSLGLLFYLTYALLRPERF; via the coding sequence ATGATCTTCGACTATTCGCTCGCCGGCCTCGTTTCACTCGGCCTGCTGTTCTACCTGACCTACGCGCTGCTGCGGCCCGAGCGGTTCTGA
- the kdpA gene encoding potassium-transporting ATPase subunit KdpA: protein MTVIGWLQIILYCAIIVALTKPLGWYMTRVFSGERTFLSPVLRPVEAGLYWIGGVDERREQHWLTYTVAMLLFHVGGFLVIYLLMRLQAHLPFNPAEQSAVAEDLSFNTAISFITNTNWQNYGGESTLSYLVQMVGLTHQNFLSAATGIVLAVALIRGFARASARTVGNFWVDITRCTLYVLLPICVVYTLFLVWQGMPQTLGPYVDATTLEGAKQTIAVGPVASQVAIKMLGTNGGGFFNANAAHPFENPTALSNFVQMISIFAIGAALTNVFGRMVGNQRQGWAILAVMGVLFVAGVAVAYWAEANGTSTMQALGLSGNMEGKEVRFGIVGSALFAVVTTAASCGAVNAMHDSFTALGGMIPLINMQLGEIIVGGVGAGLYGMLLFVILSIFVAGLMVGRTPEYVGKKIEAREVKMAMLAILVLPLMYLGWTSVAVVLPSAVASMANAGPHGFTEVLYAYTSSTGNNGSAFAGLSGNTFFYNLTLASAMFVGRFFMIVPAMAIAGSLASKKSIPPSAGTFPTTGSLFVGLVVGVILIIGGLTFFPALALGPIVEHLADNAGNLF, encoded by the coding sequence ATGACCGTCATCGGCTGGCTTCAAATCATCCTTTATTGCGCGATCATCGTCGCACTCACCAAGCCGCTCGGCTGGTACATGACGCGCGTGTTCAGCGGCGAGCGCACGTTTCTCTCGCCGGTGCTGCGTCCGGTCGAAGCCGGCCTCTACTGGATCGGCGGCGTCGACGAGCGGCGCGAGCAGCATTGGCTGACTTACACGGTCGCGATGCTGCTGTTCCACGTCGGCGGCTTCCTGGTCATTTACCTCCTGATGCGGCTGCAGGCCCATCTTCCGTTCAATCCGGCCGAACAGTCGGCGGTCGCGGAAGATCTTTCCTTCAACACCGCGATCAGCTTCATCACCAATACCAACTGGCAGAACTACGGTGGCGAAAGCACGCTGTCCTATCTCGTCCAGATGGTCGGTCTCACGCATCAGAACTTCCTGTCGGCGGCGACCGGCATCGTGCTCGCGGTCGCGCTGATTCGCGGCTTTGCCCGGGCCTCGGCGCGTACCGTCGGCAACTTCTGGGTCGATATCACCCGCTGCACGCTCTATGTGCTGCTGCCGATCTGCGTCGTCTACACGCTGTTCCTGGTCTGGCAAGGCATGCCGCAGACGCTCGGTCCCTATGTCGACGCGACGACACTGGAGGGCGCCAAGCAGACCATCGCGGTCGGCCCGGTCGCCTCGCAGGTCGCGATCAAGATGCTCGGCACCAATGGCGGCGGCTTCTTCAACGCCAATGCCGCGCATCCCTTCGAGAACCCGACCGCGCTGTCGAACTTCGTGCAGATGATCTCGATCTTTGCGATCGGGGCGGCGCTGACCAATGTGTTCGGCCGCATGGTCGGCAACCAGCGCCAGGGCTGGGCGATCCTCGCCGTGATGGGCGTGCTGTTCGTGGCCGGCGTCGCGGTTGCCTACTGGGCGGAAGCAAATGGCACCAGCACCATGCAGGCGCTGGGGCTTTCCGGCAACATGGAAGGCAAGGAGGTCCGCTTCGGCATCGTCGGGTCCGCGTTGTTTGCCGTCGTCACCACCGCGGCCTCGTGCGGCGCCGTCAACGCCATGCATGACAGCTTCACCGCGCTCGGCGGCATGATCCCGCTGATCAACATGCAGCTCGGCGAGATCATCGTCGGCGGCGTCGGCGCCGGGCTCTACGGCATGCTGCTGTTCGTCATCCTGTCGATCTTCGTGGCGGGCCTGATGGTCGGCCGCACGCCGGAGTATGTCGGCAAGAAGATCGAGGCGCGCGAGGTCAAGATGGCGATGCTCGCGATCCTGGTGCTGCCGCTGATGTATCTCGGCTGGACGTCGGTCGCGGTCGTGCTGCCGTCGGCGGTGGCGTCGATGGCCAATGCGGGTCCGCACGGCTTCACCGAGGTGCTGTATGCCTATACGTCCTCGACCGGCAACAACGGCTCGGCCTTCGCTGGGCTCTCCGGCAACACCTTCTTCTATAACCTGACGCTTGCCAGCGCGATGTTCGTCGGCCGCTTCTTCATGATCGTGCCGGCGATGGCGATCGCCGGCTCGCTCGCGAGCAAGAAATCGATTCCGCCCTCGGCCGGCACCTTCCCGACCACGGGCAGCCTGTTCGTCGGCCTCGTCGTCGGCGTCATCCTGATCATCGGCGGTCTGACCTTCTTCCCCGCGCTCGCGCTGGGGCCGATCGTCGAGCATCTCGCTGACAATGCCGGCAACCTGTTCTGA
- the dapA gene encoding 4-hydroxy-tetrahydrodipicolinate synthase: protein MTTAVDSASWLTGYIPDLPTPFDAAGGLDLEAFARLCARQIEAGVPAVVVCETAGEASTLTLAERKAIIRTAAGIARGRARIIAGAGSNATARAIELAHCAEAAGADAVLSVVPYYNKPMQAGIYQHFRAIADDSRLPIIIHDAPARTVRELADDTLAKLAQSSRFVALRDGAGDVGRPLRLAGLLRPGFRLLSGHDATALGYIAGGGDGCISAVSNVMPDLCQAIFTNLKQGRPQAARHLFRRLIPLQACLADADPAALKYALSLLGLLRPDSRLPIVEPDDAAKAVIARAVAGVADEDLAWAAEA, encoded by the coding sequence ATGACGACCGCCGTCGACTCCGCTTCCTGGCTCACGGGCTACATCCCCGATCTCCCGACCCCTTTCGATGCGGCCGGCGGGCTCGATCTCGAGGCTTTCGCGCGGCTTTGCGCGCGCCAGATCGAGGCAGGCGTGCCTGCGGTCGTGGTCTGCGAAACTGCCGGCGAGGCATCGACACTGACGCTTGCCGAGCGCAAAGCCATCATTCGCACCGCGGCCGGGATCGCGCGCGGGCGCGCCCGGATCATCGCCGGCGCCGGCTCGAACGCCACCGCACGTGCCATCGAGCTGGCGCACTGCGCGGAAGCGGCAGGCGCCGACGCCGTCCTTTCGGTCGTGCCCTATTACAACAAGCCGATGCAGGCGGGCATCTACCAGCACTTCCGGGCCATCGCCGATGATAGTCGCCTGCCGATCATCATCCACGATGCGCCCGCGCGAACGGTTCGCGAGCTCGCCGACGACACGCTCGCAAAGCTGGCGCAATCGAGCCGGTTCGTGGCCTTGCGCGACGGAGCCGGCGATGTCGGCCGACCGCTGCGTCTGGCGGGCCTGCTCCGCCCGGGATTCCGGCTGCTATCCGGCCATGATGCAACCGCGCTCGGCTATATCGCGGGCGGCGGTGATGGCTGCATCTCGGCGGTTTCCAACGTCATGCCTGACCTCTGCCAGGCGATCTTCACCAATCTGAAGCAAGGCCGACCGCAGGCGGCGCGGCACCTGTTCAGGCGACTGATACCGCTGCAAGCCTGCCTTGCCGACGCCGATCCCGCCGCGCTCAAATATGCGTTGAGCCTTCTTGGTCTGTTGCGACCGGATTCGCGGCTGCCCATCGTTGAACCGGACGACGCTGCGAAAGCCGTAATCGCAAGAGCCGTCGCCGGGGTGGCCGACGAGGATTTGGCCTGGGCAGCCGAGGCATAG
- the kdpB gene encoding potassium-transporting ATPase subunit KdpB encodes MEPVLKANKRMPVATMLDPKIVWPAITAAFVKLDPRAMIKNPVMFVVEIVAALTTVIFIRDLVSGGANLSFTFQIILWLWFTVLFANFAEAVAEGRGKAQAETLRKTRTESQAKLLSGSEGTYRLVPGTSLKVGDIVLVEAGDNIPSDGEVIEGVASVNEAAITGESAPVIRESGGDRSAVTGGTQVLSDWIKVRITAEQGSTFIDRMIRLVEGAERQKTPNEIALNILLAGLTIIFVFATVTIPSYAAYAGGSISVVVLVALFVTLIPTTIGALLSAIGIAGMDRLVRFNVLAMSGRAVEAAGDVDTLLLDKTGTITLGNRQATAFRPLRGVSEQELADAAQLASLADETPEGRSIVVLAKEKYGIRGRDMAELGATFIPFTAQTRMSGVDSGGSSVRKGAVDAILNYVGGGAAQALASGNTVRAIQATAGSEVAREVQLMADEIAKDGGTPLAVARDGRLLGVIHLKDIVKGGIRERFAELRRMGIRTIMITGDNPMTAAAIAAEAGVDDFLAQATPEDKLKLIRDEQAKGKLVAMCGDGTNDAPALAQADVGVAMNTGTQAAREAGNMVDLDSNPTKLIEVVEIGKQLLMTRGALTTFSIANDVAKYFAIIPAMFLAFYPQLNVLNVMQLNSPQSAILSAIIFNALIIIALIPLALKGVAYRAVGAGALLRRNLMIYGLGGIIIPFIGIKAIDLVVAALHLA; translated from the coding sequence ATGGAGCCTGTCCTCAAAGCCAACAAGCGGATGCCGGTCGCCACGATGCTGGATCCGAAGATTGTATGGCCAGCGATCACCGCCGCGTTCGTCAAGCTCGATCCGCGGGCGATGATCAAGAACCCCGTGATGTTCGTGGTCGAGATCGTCGCCGCGCTGACCACGGTGATCTTCATCCGCGATCTCGTGAGCGGTGGCGCAAACCTGTCCTTCACCTTCCAGATCATCCTGTGGCTCTGGTTCACGGTGCTGTTCGCCAATTTTGCCGAAGCCGTGGCCGAAGGCCGCGGCAAGGCCCAGGCGGAGACGCTGCGTAAGACCCGCACCGAAAGCCAGGCCAAGCTCCTGTCGGGCTCGGAGGGCACCTATCGCCTCGTTCCCGGCACCAGCCTGAAGGTCGGCGACATCGTGCTGGTCGAGGCCGGCGACAACATCCCGTCGGACGGCGAGGTGATCGAAGGCGTCGCCTCGGTCAACGAAGCGGCGATCACGGGCGAATCCGCGCCCGTCATCCGGGAGTCCGGCGGCGACCGCTCCGCGGTCACCGGCGGCACCCAGGTGCTGTCCGACTGGATCAAGGTGCGCATCACCGCGGAGCAGGGCTCGACCTTCATCGACCGCATGATCAGGCTCGTCGAAGGCGCCGAGCGGCAGAAGACGCCGAACGAGATCGCACTCAACATCCTGCTCGCCGGCCTCACCATCATCTTCGTGTTCGCGACCGTCACGATCCCGAGCTACGCCGCCTATGCCGGCGGCTCGATCTCGGTCGTGGTGCTGGTTGCGCTGTTCGTGACGCTGATCCCGACCACGATCGGCGCGCTGTTGTCGGCGATCGGCATCGCCGGCATGGACCGCCTGGTGCGCTTCAACGTGCTCGCGATGTCGGGCCGCGCGGTCGAGGCCGCCGGCGACGTCGACACCCTGCTGCTGGACAAGACCGGGACCATCACGCTCGGCAACCGCCAGGCGACCGCGTTCCGGCCGCTGCGCGGCGTCAGCGAGCAGGAGCTTGCCGATGCGGCCCAGCTTGCCTCGCTGGCCGACGAGACGCCGGAAGGCCGCTCCATCGTGGTGCTGGCCAAGGAGAAATACGGCATCCGCGGCCGCGACATGGCTGAGCTCGGCGCCACCTTCATTCCCTTCACCGCGCAGACCCGCATGAGCGGCGTCGACAGCGGCGGCTCGTCGGTGCGCAAGGGCGCGGTGGATGCGATCCTCAACTATGTCGGTGGCGGCGCGGCGCAGGCCCTGGCGTCAGGCAACACGGTGCGCGCCATCCAGGCCACCGCCGGCTCGGAGGTGGCCCGCGAAGTCCAGCTGATGGCCGACGAGATCGCCAAGGATGGCGGCACGCCGCTTGCGGTTGCAAGAGACGGCCGCCTGCTTGGCGTCATTCACCTCAAGGATATCGTCAAGGGCGGCATCCGCGAGCGCTTCGCGGAGCTGCGCCGCATGGGTATCCGCACCATCATGATCACCGGCGACAACCCGATGACGGCGGCGGCGATCGCAGCCGAAGCCGGTGTCGACGATTTCCTGGCGCAGGCGACGCCCGAGGACAAGCTGAAGCTGATCCGCGACGAGCAGGCCAAGGGCAAGCTGGTGGCGATGTGCGGCGACGGCACCAACGACGCGCCGGCACTGGCGCAGGCCGACGTCGGCGTCGCCATGAACACCGGCACGCAGGCCGCGCGCGAGGCCGGCAACATGGTCGACCTCGATTCCAACCCGACCAAGCTGATCGAGGTGGTCGAGATCGGCAAGCAGCTGCTGATGACCCGCGGCGCGCTGACGACGTTCTCGATCGCCAACGACGTGGCGAAGTATTTCGCGATCATCCCCGCGATGTTCCTCGCCTTCTATCCGCAGCTCAACGTGCTCAACGTCATGCAGCTCAATAGCCCGCAGAGCGCGATCCTGTCGGCGATCATCTTCAATGCGCTGATCATCATCGCGTTGATTCCGCTGGCGTTGAAAGGCGTCGCCTACCGCGCCGTCGGCGCCGGTGCGCTGCTGCGCCGCAACCTGATGATCTACGGCCTCGGCGGCATCATCATTCCCTTCATCGGGATCAAGGCGATCGACCTCGTGGTCGCCGCCCTGCATCTGGCCTAG